One Nonomuraea angiospora DNA segment encodes these proteins:
- a CDS encoding peptide ligase PGM1-related protein, producing MITNIPFGEKYAGLSIFKPSEGTLVVVPSLSLPQDELRRITGARSYEERLLFLLLTLREPGVKVVYLSSAPIDPDIIDYYFAFLPDPDDAAKRLTLISLDDPWSQPLTKALLARPDALEQVRAAIEGDAWLVPFVLSELEEELASLLNVPLYGPATALAYYGSKSGAREVGHEAGVPMPRGFGDVRHVLEIEEAIEALPGERVMVKLNDSYSGLGNAIVTKADRSLTSFSASGETWANFTAKIRDRGAVVEEFIEHRPLYYPSALACITPGGTAQVLATHDQVLGGPNGHVYQGCTFPAAPEYRAEVGASAERIAQVLADRGVVGIFGMDFFALKADAGYAALLCEINLRIGGTTHPLGAAVLTTGATYDPATGLLMSGNQPKFYTATDNCSSSCLRGRSPGEVVRMADRLGIGFDAERRTGNVFHLLGAVPEHGKLGFTSIGDSREEADELHALTRRLLCGP from the coding sequence ATGATCACTAATATCCCGTTCGGGGAGAAGTATGCTGGGTTGAGCATCTTCAAGCCGAGCGAGGGGACCCTGGTGGTCGTACCCTCGCTCTCCCTTCCGCAGGATGAGCTCCGCCGCATCACGGGGGCCAGATCCTACGAGGAACGGCTGCTGTTCCTGCTGCTCACGCTCCGCGAGCCCGGGGTCAAGGTGGTCTACCTCTCCTCCGCGCCCATCGATCCCGACATCATCGACTACTACTTCGCGTTCCTGCCGGATCCGGATGACGCGGCCAAACGGCTCACGCTGATCAGCCTCGACGATCCTTGGTCTCAGCCGCTGACCAAGGCCCTGCTCGCCCGGCCGGACGCGCTGGAGCAAGTGCGCGCGGCCATCGAGGGCGACGCCTGGCTGGTGCCGTTCGTCCTGAGCGAGCTCGAGGAGGAGCTCGCCTCGTTACTCAACGTCCCCCTCTACGGACCGGCCACCGCCCTGGCCTATTACGGCTCCAAGAGCGGGGCGCGCGAGGTCGGCCACGAGGCGGGCGTGCCGATGCCGCGGGGCTTCGGCGACGTCCGGCACGTGCTGGAGATCGAGGAGGCGATCGAGGCCCTGCCGGGCGAGCGGGTGATGGTCAAGCTGAACGACAGCTACTCCGGGCTCGGCAACGCGATCGTCACCAAGGCCGACAGGTCCCTGACCAGCTTCTCGGCCTCCGGGGAGACCTGGGCCAACTTCACCGCGAAGATCAGGGACCGGGGGGCGGTGGTCGAGGAGTTCATCGAGCATAGGCCGCTGTACTACCCGAGCGCGCTGGCCTGCATCACGCCGGGCGGCACCGCGCAGGTGCTGGCCACGCACGACCAGGTGCTCGGCGGGCCCAACGGCCACGTCTACCAGGGCTGCACGTTCCCCGCGGCGCCCGAGTACCGGGCCGAGGTGGGCGCGTCCGCCGAGCGGATCGCCCAGGTCCTCGCCGATCGGGGCGTGGTGGGGATATTCGGCATGGACTTCTTCGCGCTGAAGGCCGACGCCGGGTACGCGGCGCTGCTGTGCGAGATCAATCTGCGGATCGGCGGCACCACGCATCCGCTCGGCGCCGCCGTGCTGACGACCGGGGCCACGTACGATCCGGCCACCGGCCTCCTCATGTCCGGAAATCAGCCGAAGTTCTACACCGCGACCGACAATTGCTCCTCGTCCTGCCTGCGCGGGCGCAGCCCCGGCGAGGTCGTGCGCATGGCCGACCGGCTCGGAATCGGGTTCGACGCGGAACGGCGTACCGGGAACGTCTTCCACCTGCTCGGGGCCGTCCCCGAGCACGGGAAGCTGGGCTTCACCTCGATCGGCGACTCCCGGGAGGAGGCGGACGAGCTGCACGCCCTCACCCGGCGGCTCCTGTGCGGCCCGTGA
- a CDS encoding SCO4848 family membrane protein, with protein sequence MSRKIAGFLIILGAFMIFEWVNLGFNLADGHPTSFYVVHGILIAVNIILAVVLGIIGWRGLRGSREKEVTGRTGAAG encoded by the coding sequence ATGTCACGAAAGATCGCCGGATTCCTCATCATTCTCGGCGCATTCATGATCTTCGAGTGGGTGAACCTCGGGTTTAACTTGGCCGACGGGCATCCGACCAGCTTCTACGTGGTGCACGGGATCCTGATCGCGGTGAACATCATCCTCGCCGTCGTGCTGGGGATCATCGGCTGGCGGGGGTTGCGCGGGAGTCGCGAGAAGGAGGTCACGGGCCGCACAGGAGCCGCCGGGTGA
- a CDS encoding D-alanyl-D-alanine carboxypeptidase family protein — protein MWTKLVPVTALIASVSLTGGTAYAAPTTPVGGEALGSRGLVTPEGVKEPPKTQATSYVIADADTGEVLAAKDPHGRYLPASTLKTLTALTLIPKLDKDRRIRPSENACNQEGTAVGLSVKATYKVDDLFRALMMSSGNDAAMALAETNGGVAKTMSDMNAVAKRLQAYDTVAKTPSGLDKPGQSSSAYDLALIARAGLANPAFRGYISTKTSKFPAPKGYYEISNHNKLLWRYKGMIGIKNGWTSKALGSFVGAASRDGHTIVVSIMRHEGYFWEEVAKLLDWGFSVRGKVQPVGRLVDPLPEVQAAPRSSAPPASKVTPAAQPPLLDTAASKQTDSTRTIGSVVIGGGLLFGLVWLGFGIRRRRGRSGS, from the coding sequence ATGTGGACGAAACTCGTGCCGGTCACGGCACTCATCGCCTCGGTCTCGCTCACCGGCGGGACCGCATATGCCGCTCCGACGACACCGGTCGGGGGTGAGGCGCTGGGCAGCCGCGGCCTGGTGACGCCCGAGGGCGTCAAGGAACCGCCCAAGACCCAGGCTACGTCGTACGTCATCGCGGACGCGGACACGGGCGAGGTGCTCGCCGCCAAGGACCCTCACGGGCGCTACCTGCCGGCCAGCACGCTCAAGACGCTGACCGCGCTCACGCTCATTCCCAAGCTCGACAAGGACCGCAGGATCCGGCCCAGCGAGAACGCCTGCAACCAGGAGGGCACGGCGGTCGGCCTGTCGGTCAAGGCGACGTACAAGGTCGACGACCTGTTCAGGGCGCTGATGATGTCGTCGGGGAACGACGCGGCCATGGCCCTGGCCGAGACGAACGGCGGCGTCGCCAAGACCATGAGCGACATGAACGCCGTGGCCAAGCGGCTGCAGGCGTACGACACCGTGGCCAAGACGCCCAGCGGGCTGGACAAGCCGGGGCAGAGCAGCTCGGCGTACGACCTGGCGCTGATCGCCCGCGCCGGCCTCGCCAATCCCGCTTTCCGCGGATATATCAGTACGAAGACCTCCAAGTTCCCCGCGCCCAAGGGCTACTACGAGATCAGCAACCACAACAAGCTGCTCTGGCGCTACAAGGGCATGATCGGCATCAAGAACGGCTGGACCTCGAAGGCCCTGGGCAGCTTCGTCGGCGCGGCCAGCCGCGACGGGCACACGATCGTCGTGAGCATCATGCGGCACGAGGGCTACTTCTGGGAGGAGGTGGCCAAGCTGCTCGACTGGGGCTTCTCGGTCAGGGGCAAGGTCCAGCCGGTCGGCCGGCTCGTGGACCCGCTCCCCGAGGTCCAGGCCGCCCCGCGCTCCTCCGCCCCGCCGGCCTCCAAGGTCACGCCCGCGGCCCAGCCGCCGCTGCTGGACACGGCCGCCTCCAAGCAGACCGACTCCACCAGGACGATCGGGTCCGTGGTGATCGGCGGGGGGCTGCTGTTCGGGCTGGTCTGGCTCGGATTCGGCATCCGCCGCCGGCGCGGCCGCTCAGGCTCCTGA
- a CDS encoding M20 family metallopeptidase has product MRGRELRGELDAFLAETEQDLVAFRRDLHMHPELAFAEYRTTQRIAERLTAAGLTPSVLPRGTGLICEVGSGDGPTVALRADIDALPLQDEKDVPYRSTVAGVCHACGHDVHTTVLLGTSLFLAQQAAAGLLPGRVRLIFQPAEELPGGALEVMAQGGISGVDRIFGLHCDPRVDVGQVGLKAGPITSACDKLVIRVSGPGGHTARPHLTADLVFALAKILTELPAGLSRRVDPRSSLSLVWGKVEAGTAANAIPDDGVAAGTVRCLDEAAWHAAPDLIKSLLESVAGAYGVEAEMDYTRGVPPVVNDEVSVEMLAEAAERVLGAGAVVPTQQSLGGEDFAWYLESIPGAFARLGTRSPDGMTYDIHQGTFDVDEKAIAMGVRVMAATALTALWEVGPLDTVTSTAMA; this is encoded by the coding sequence ATGCGGGGACGTGAGCTTCGGGGGGAACTCGACGCGTTCCTGGCGGAGACCGAGCAGGATCTCGTGGCGTTCCGCCGCGACCTCCACATGCACCCAGAGTTGGCCTTCGCGGAATATCGCACGACGCAGCGGATCGCCGAGCGGCTCACCGCCGCCGGGTTGACCCCCTCGGTGCTCCCGCGCGGCACCGGGCTGATCTGCGAGGTCGGCAGCGGTGACGGCCCGACCGTCGCGCTGCGCGCCGACATCGACGCGCTGCCGCTGCAGGACGAGAAGGACGTGCCCTACCGCTCCACCGTGGCCGGTGTCTGCCACGCGTGCGGCCATGACGTGCACACCACGGTGCTGCTCGGCACCTCGCTCTTCCTCGCCCAGCAGGCCGCCGCCGGCCTGCTGCCCGGCCGGGTGCGCCTGATCTTCCAGCCCGCCGAGGAGCTGCCCGGCGGCGCGCTCGAGGTCATGGCCCAGGGCGGCATCAGCGGCGTCGACCGCATCTTCGGACTCCACTGCGACCCGCGCGTGGACGTCGGCCAGGTCGGGCTGAAGGCCGGCCCGATCACCTCGGCCTGCGACAAGCTGGTCATCAGGGTGTCGGGCCCCGGCGGGCACACCGCCCGCCCCCACCTGACCGCCGACCTGGTCTTCGCCCTGGCCAAGATCCTGACCGAGCTGCCCGCCGGCCTGTCGCGCCGGGTCGACCCGCGCTCCTCGCTGAGCCTGGTCTGGGGCAAGGTCGAGGCCGGCACGGCGGCCAACGCGATCCCCGACGACGGCGTGGCCGCCGGGACGGTCCGCTGCCTCGACGAGGCCGCCTGGCACGCCGCGCCCGACCTGATCAAGTCGCTGCTGGAGTCGGTGGCCGGCGCCTACGGCGTGGAGGCCGAGATGGACTACACGCGCGGCGTGCCGCCGGTGGTCAACGACGAGGTCAGCGTCGAGATGCTGGCCGAGGCCGCCGAGCGCGTGCTGGGCGCGGGCGCGGTGGTCCCGACCCAGCAGTCACTCGGCGGCGAGGACTTCGCGTGGTACCTCGAGTCGATCCCCGGCGCGTTCGCCCGCCTGGGCACGCGCTCGCCCGACGGCATGACGTACGACATCCACCAGGGCACCTTCGACGTCGACGAGAAGGCGATCGCGATGGGCGTGCGCGTCATGGCCGCCACGGCGCTGACCGCGCTGTGGGAGGTCGGCCCGCTCGACACGGTCACCAGCACCGCGATGGCCTAG
- a CDS encoding Xaa-Pro dipeptidyl-peptidase: protein MHPWKALTVLLAALLVVALSGTTPATADAPAIKIENNATQPVFSRADAVKQTVFVEVEGTDSDNDGKPDRVAVDILRPKETDQGLKVPVIMEASPYYAGGNDVPNHPVDVDANGIPLPALADARNKLAAEPFDSYYDNYFLPRGYAIALVENLGSGRATGCPTSGDRNETAGPKAAIDWLNGRAKGFDAGGNPVEATWSTGKVGMIGVSYNGTLPNAVATTGVEGLKTIVPIASISSWYDYYRANGGVLAPGGFQGEDLDVLAKYVLTRQDGQAACGALVDGITTAQDRITGDYSAMWDARNYLNDVGKVKASVFLVHGLNDWNVKTKQFAQWWYALAKRHVPRKIWLHQGTHMNPFNLRTAEWLRQLHGWFDYWLYGIDSGIMREPQADVEIAPGQWGRHASWPLPGAATVPLWLGSGSKLGLLPSPRSARESFTDQKTRTAEQLVEATGSDPNRLAYVTGDLPADVRISGTPTVSVRASLKDGASPYLTALLVDYGTDVRANGSLVSTGQSYCYGEGVPGDTGCTTLRTLGTAATPYKIVTRGWLDVRNRHRADRTEALRPGKEYTFTWDFQPTDYLFKKGHRLGLVIISTDFDYTLRYPPGTKITVSPGQSSLRLPVVFGKLLQ, encoded by the coding sequence ATGCATCCTTGGAAGGCCCTGACCGTGCTGCTGGCCGCACTGCTCGTGGTGGCCCTGAGTGGAACCACGCCCGCGACGGCCGACGCGCCGGCCATCAAGATCGAGAACAACGCCACCCAGCCCGTCTTCTCCCGCGCGGACGCCGTCAAACAGACGGTGTTCGTCGAGGTCGAGGGCACCGACAGCGACAACGACGGCAAGCCCGACCGGGTCGCCGTCGACATCCTGCGCCCCAAGGAGACCGACCAGGGGCTGAAGGTCCCGGTCATCATGGAGGCCAGCCCGTACTACGCCGGCGGCAACGACGTCCCCAACCACCCCGTGGACGTGGACGCGAACGGCATCCCGCTGCCCGCCCTCGCCGACGCCAGGAACAAGCTGGCCGCCGAGCCCTTCGACAGCTACTACGACAACTACTTCCTGCCCCGCGGGTACGCCATCGCGCTGGTGGAGAACCTCGGCAGCGGCCGCGCCACCGGCTGCCCCACCTCCGGCGACCGCAACGAGACGGCCGGCCCGAAGGCCGCGATCGACTGGCTGAACGGCCGCGCCAAGGGCTTCGACGCCGGCGGCAACCCGGTCGAGGCCACCTGGTCGACCGGCAAGGTCGGCATGATCGGCGTCTCCTACAACGGCACGCTGCCCAACGCGGTCGCCACGACCGGCGTCGAGGGACTCAAGACGATCGTGCCGATCGCCTCGATCTCCAGCTGGTACGACTACTACCGCGCCAACGGCGGCGTGCTCGCACCCGGCGGCTTCCAGGGCGAGGACCTCGACGTGCTCGCCAAGTACGTGCTGACCAGGCAGGACGGCCAGGCCGCCTGCGGTGCCCTGGTCGACGGGATCACCACGGCCCAGGACCGGATCACCGGCGACTACAGCGCGATGTGGGACGCCCGCAACTACCTGAACGACGTCGGCAAGGTCAAGGCCAGCGTCTTCCTGGTGCACGGGCTCAACGACTGGAACGTCAAGACCAAGCAGTTCGCCCAGTGGTGGTACGCCCTGGCCAAGCGGCACGTGCCGCGCAAGATCTGGCTGCACCAGGGCACCCACATGAACCCCTTCAACCTGCGCACGGCCGAGTGGCTGCGCCAGCTGCACGGCTGGTTCGACTACTGGCTGTACGGGATCGACTCGGGCATCATGCGCGAGCCGCAGGCCGACGTGGAGATCGCGCCCGGCCAGTGGGGCCGGCACGCCTCATGGCCGCTGCCCGGCGCGGCCACGGTGCCGCTCTGGCTGGGCTCGGGCTCGAAGCTGGGCCTGCTCCCCAGCCCGCGCTCGGCCAGGGAGTCGTTCACGGACCAGAAGACCAGGACGGCCGAGCAGCTGGTGGAGGCCACGGGCTCGGATCCGAACCGGCTGGCGTACGTGACCGGCGACCTGCCCGCCGACGTGCGGATCTCCGGCACCCCGACGGTGTCGGTGCGGGCCTCGCTGAAGGACGGCGCCTCGCCGTACCTGACGGCCCTGCTGGTGGACTACGGCACGGACGTCCGCGCCAACGGCTCCCTGGTCTCGACCGGCCAGTCCTACTGCTACGGCGAGGGCGTCCCGGGTGACACGGGCTGCACGACCCTCAGGACGCTCGGCACCGCCGCCACCCCGTACAAGATCGTCACCAGGGGCTGGCTGGACGTCCGCAACCGGCACCGCGCGGACCGGACCGAGGCCCTGCGGCCGGGCAAGGAGTACACCTTCACGTGGGACTTCCAGCCGACGGACTACCTGTTCAAGAAGGGCCACCGGCTGGGCCTCGTGATCATCTCGACCGACTTCGACTACACCCTGCGCTACCCGCCGGGCACGAAGATCACGGTCTCGCCCGGGCAGTCGTCGCTGCGACTGCCCGTGGTCTTCGGCAAGCTGCTGCAGTGA